In the genome of Paracoccus tegillarcae, one region contains:
- the cobG gene encoding precorrin-3B synthase, which translates to MSAVRGWCPGALRPMESGDGWVVRIKPPGGRLMPAQAVAIAEAARRCGNGRIELTGRANLQLRGVTPDTHADLIETLAALDLIDPDIATETRRNIIVTPFADGATDRLAMALAERLAASDLSLPAKFGFAVDTGPRPILRDVPADIRLERDPTGALILLADGMSQGQPLHDVAQTVELAAWFLQQGGMVAGRGRMAALIAAGRWPDADRPLSRTEAVPEPGLVVQGALVGLEFGQIEPDTLIAVAQAGPVRLTPWHMILIEGAAAMPALAGLILDPRDPRRRLRACAGAPSCPQAHAQTRPLARHLAALLPEGAILHVSGCAKGCGWPRPADLTLTATAQGFDMIRNGRAGDQPVRRALRPDQLPEVI; encoded by the coding sequence ATGAGCGCGGTCAGGGGATGGTGCCCCGGCGCGCTGCGCCCGATGGAATCCGGCGATGGCTGGGTGGTGCGGATCAAGCCGCCGGGCGGACGGCTGATGCCTGCGCAGGCGGTCGCGATTGCCGAGGCCGCGCGGCGCTGTGGCAATGGCCGGATCGAACTGACGGGCCGCGCCAATCTGCAACTGCGCGGCGTGACACCGGACACCCATGCAGACCTGATCGAGACGTTGGCCGCGCTGGATCTGATCGACCCCGACATCGCGACCGAGACACGGCGGAATATCATCGTCACCCCCTTTGCCGATGGCGCGACCGACCGGCTGGCAATGGCGCTTGCTGAGCGTCTGGCCGCCAGCGACCTGAGCCTGCCCGCCAAGTTCGGCTTTGCCGTCGATACCGGACCGCGCCCGATCCTGCGCGATGTGCCCGCAGATATCCGGCTGGAACGTGATCCGACCGGCGCATTGATCCTGCTGGCCGATGGGATGTCGCAGGGCCAGCCGCTGCACGATGTTGCGCAGACGGTCGAACTGGCGGCGTGGTTCTTGCAGCAGGGCGGCATGGTCGCGGGACGCGGACGGATGGCCGCCCTGATTGCAGCGGGACGCTGGCCCGATGCGGACCGCCCCTTGTCTCGCACCGAGGCCGTGCCGGAACCCGGTTTGGTGGTGCAAGGCGCGCTGGTCGGGCTGGAATTCGGGCAGATCGAACCGGACACCCTGATCGCCGTTGCGCAGGCGGGGCCTGTCCGGTTGACGCCCTGGCACATGATCTTGATCGAGGGCGCCGCGGCCATGCCCGCGCTGGCGGGGCTGATCCTTGATCCGCGCGATCCCCGTCGCAGGCTGCGTGCCTGTGCGGGTGCGCCAAGCTGCCCGCAGGCCCATGCCCAGACCCGTCCACTGGCCCGCCATCTTGCGGCCCTTTTGCCCGAGGGCGCGATTCTGCACGTTTCGGGCTGCGCCAAGGGCTGCGGCTGGCCCCGGCCCGCCGACCTGACCCTGACCGCCACCGCGCAGGGATTTGACATGATCCGCAATGGCCGCGCCGGCGATCAGCCGGTCCGGCGCGCCTTGCGACCCGACCAACTGCCAGAGGTGATCTGA
- the cobI gene encoding precorrin-2 C(20)-methyltransferase: MGKIICAGLGPGDPDLISVRADRAIRGARHLAFFRKAGRQGQARRIVQDLLAPGVEEHAMEYPVTTEIPFDSPAYNALLAAFYDDWAARLELLAQQDDVVVICEGDPFFYGSFMHLYIRLREVARIEVIPGIPGMAGCWGATGQPVTWGDDVMTVLMGTLPLDDLIRHMRAADALVIMKTGRNLPKIRRALAAAGRLDAAWLIERGTMPGQRVVRLDEVGDADCPYFAIVMVHGHGRRPLAIMGAAE, translated from the coding sequence ATGGGCAAGATCATCTGTGCGGGCCTTGGCCCCGGCGATCCCGATCTGATCTCGGTCCGTGCCGACCGCGCGATCAGGGGCGCGCGCCATCTGGCGTTTTTCCGCAAGGCCGGCCGTCAGGGGCAGGCCCGTCGGATCGTGCAGGACCTGCTGGCGCCGGGCGTTGAGGAACATGCGATGGAATATCCGGTCACGACGGAAATCCCTTTCGACAGCCCGGCCTATAATGCGCTGCTGGCGGCATTCTATGACGACTGGGCCGCGCGGCTGGAGTTGCTGGCCCAGCAGGATGATGTGGTGGTGATCTGCGAGGGCGACCCGTTCTTTTACGGCTCATTCATGCATCTCTACATCCGCCTGCGCGAGGTTGCGCGGATCGAGGTGATCCCCGGCATTCCCGGCATGGCTGGTTGCTGGGGCGCGACCGGGCAGCCGGTGACCTGGGGCGATGATGTGATGACCGTGCTGATGGGCACGCTGCCGCTGGATGATCTGATCCGCCATATGCGCGCCGCCGATGCGCTGGTCATCATGAAGACCGGGCGCAACCTGCCCAAGATCCGCCGCGCATTGGCTGCAGCAGGTCGGCTGGATGCGGCCTGGCTGATCGAGCGCGGCACCATGCCGGGCCAGCGGGTCGTGCGGCTGGATGAGGTGGGCGATGCGGATTGCCCCTATTTCGCCATCGTCATGGTCCACGGTCATGGCCGCCGGCCACTGGCCATCATGGGCGCAGCGGAATGA
- a CDS encoding precorrin-8X methylmutase: protein MPYDYEKDGAAIYRQSFHTIRAEADLARFDADEEPVAVRMIHAAGLVGLERDIRFSPGMAAAARAALQAGAPILCDARMVSEGITRARLPRDNAVICTLNEPSVPERARRMGNTRSAAALDLWRPHLAGAVVAIGNAPTALFHLLNMLEDPACPRPAAIIGCPVGFVGAAESKDALMAASPVPALIVKGRLGGSAITVAAVNALASRKE from the coding sequence ATGCCATATGACTACGAAAAGGACGGCGCCGCGATCTATCGGCAGTCCTTTCACACCATCCGGGCCGAGGCCGATCTGGCGCGCTTTGACGCCGACGAGGAACCCGTGGCCGTGCGGATGATCCATGCCGCCGGTCTGGTCGGGCTGGAACGCGACATCCGGTTTTCCCCCGGCATGGCCGCCGCTGCCCGTGCCGCCTTGCAGGCCGGTGCGCCGATCCTGTGCGATGCGCGCATGGTCAGCGAAGGCATCACCCGCGCCCGCCTGCCACGGGACAATGCAGTGATCTGCACGCTGAACGAGCCATCCGTCCCGGAGCGGGCGCGCCGGATGGGCAATACGCGCTCGGCCGCGGCACTGGACCTGTGGCGACCGCATCTGGCGGGCGCGGTGGTCGCCATCGGCAATGCGCCGACCGCGCTGTTCCATCTGCTCAATATGCTCGAGGACCCCGCCTGCCCACGCCCCGCCGCGATCATCGGCTGCCCGGTGGGATTCGTGGGTGCGGCGGAATCCAAGGATGCGTTGATGGCCGCCTCGCCGGTGCCCGCGCTGATCGTCAAGGGCCGGCTTGGCGGCTCGGCCATTACGGTCGCAGCCGTCAACGCGCTGGCCAGCCGAAAGGAATAA